A genome region from Bombus terrestris chromosome 10, iyBomTerr1.2, whole genome shotgun sequence includes the following:
- the LOC125384595 gene encoding peptidylprolyl isomerase domain and WD repeat-containing protein 1, which translates to MSNNKREHSGSDNEEDWVGPLPSEAVSRKKQKVLEYEQVYIDNLPCCECYEKSYMHRDVITHIVVTKSNFVITGSFDGHVKFWKKQEELVEFVKHFRAHMMAIQSMAASCNGIHACTVSLDKTIKIFDVINFDMINMIKLHFVPLCCEWIYSPGDAISAVAVSAQESNKIYIYDGQGTNTPLHVFKKLHIEPVVAMKYNSAFETCISADKAGIVEYWTGPKMEYRYPKCVKFKTKLDTDLFEFAKNKTYPCGLAVSPDGKKFASLSGDRKVRVFNFRTGKLYRIFDETLQRFSELQQMTQQLPNMEFGRRMAVERELDKTETNLGNIVFDESGYIILYSTMLGVKVVNLYTNRCIRIMGKPENIRPMQLALFQGKARKTTAAVTVEMEAAENPTLEMNRPDPTLFCTAYKKNRFYMFTRREPEDTKSQECDRDVFNERPSKEDIISSTEATNVQKIYDTAIIHTALGDIHLNLFGKDVPRTVENFCVHSKNGYYNGHIFHRVIKGFMIQTGDPTGTGTGGESIWGGEFEDEFRPHLKHDRPYTLSMANAGPNTNGSQFFITLTPTPWLDNKHSVFGRVVKGMEVVQNISQVKTNPKTDKPYDDIRIVSVTVK; encoded by the exons atgtcTAATAATAAAAGAGAACATAGTGGAAGCGATAATGAGGAAGATTGGGTTGGACCATTACCTTCAGAAGCTGTATCTCGAAAGAAACAGAAAG TTCTTGAATATGAACAAGTATACATAGATAATTTACCATGTTGCGAATGTTACGAAAAATCTTATATGCACAGAGATGTAATCACCCACATTGTGGTAACAAA ATCAAATTTTGTGATAACGGGTAGTTTTGATGGACATGTTAAGTTTTGGAAAAAACAAGAGGAGTTAGTAGAATTTGTAAAGCATTTTCGCGCACATATGATGGCTATACAGTCTATGGCTGCTAGCTGTAATGGTATTCACGCATGCACTGTAAGCTTAGATAAAACAATAAAGATATTTGATGTTATAAATTTTG ACATGATTAATATGATAAAGCTGCACTTTGTTCCACTTTGTTGTGAATGGATATATTCTCCTGGTGATGCAATATCTGCTGTAGCAGTTTCTGCTCAGgaatcaaataaaatttatatttatgatgGACAAGGGACCAATACGCCATTGCATGTTTTTAAGAAATTACATATCGAACCTGTGGTTGCAATGAAA TACAATTCTGCATTTGAAACGTGCATCTCTGCAGACAAAGCCGGTATTGTAGAATATTGGACAGGACCTAAAATGGAGTACAGGTATCCCAAGTGCGTTAAGTTTAAAACCAAGTTGGATACAGATTTGTTTGAGTTTGCAAAAAATAAAACTTATCCATGTGGGCTAGCAGTATCACCAGATGGTAAAAAATTTGCTTCTCTCAGTGGAGATAGAAAAGTTAGGGTCTTCAATTTTCGTACTGGGAAACTGTATAGAATATTTGATGAAACGTTACAAAGGTTTTCTGAATTACAACAAATGACACAGCAATTACCAAATATGGAATTTGGACGAAG AATGGCGGTAGAAAGAGAACTGGATAAAACAGAAACGAACTTAGGAAATATTGTTTTTGATGAGTCaggttatataattttatatagcaCAATGTTAGGTGTAAAAGTTGTAAATTTGTATACAAATCGATGTATTAGGATTATGGGGAAACCTGAAAACATTCGTCCTATGCAATTAGCTTTATTCCAG gGGAAAGCTAGAAAGACTACAGCTGCTGTGACTGTAGAAATGGAGGCTGCAGAAAATCCAACATTGGAAATGAATCGTCCGGATCCAACACTCTTTTGTACAGCTTACaaaaaaaatagattttatatgTTTACAAGGAGGGAACCAGAGGATACCAAAAGTCAAGAATGTGATAGGGATGTTTTCAATGAAAGACCATCGAAAGAAGATATTATTTCCTCTACCGAAGCTACCAATGTACAAAAGATCTATGATACAGCAATTATCCATACAGCTCTTGGAGATATTCACTTGAATCTTTTTGGAAAAGATGTTCCGAGAACAGTGGAAAATTTCTGTGTTCATTCGAAAAATGGTTATTACAATGGACATATATTCCATAGAGTAATTAAGGGATTTATGATTCAAACTGGTGATCCTACTGGAACTGGTACTGGTGGAGAAAGTATATGGGGAGGAGAGTTTGAAGACGAATTTAGGCCACATTTAAAACATGACAGACCGTACACTTTAAGTATGGCTAATGCTGGACCGAACACAAATGGCAGCCAATTTTTCATTACTTTGACGCCAACT CCTTGGTTGGATAATAAACACAGCGTATTCGGTAGAGTGGTAAAAGGAATGGAAGTTGTACAAAATATTAGTCAAGTAAAAACAAATCCGAAAACTGATAAACCTTATGATGATATTCGAATAGTTAGCGTTACTGTGAAATAA
- the LOC100646834 gene encoding probable N-acetyltransferase san isoform X1, which yields MISMCISKIELGDVTPHNIKQLKLLNQVVFPVSYNEKFYKDVLEAGELAKLAYYNDIVVGAVCCRVDTSENSRRLYIMTLGCLYPYRRLGIGTVMVQHVLNYVYKDGNFDSIFLHVQISNEGAIDFYKKFGFEIVETKEHYYKRIEPADAHVLQKTLRPKTNQTNNQQSNQ from the exons ATGATATCAATgtgcat aTCAAAAATAGAGTTAGGAGATGTAACACCACATAATATAAAACAGCTCAAACTCCTTAACCAAGTGGTGTTTCCAGTCTCatacaatgaaaaattttataaagatgTGTTAGAAGCAGGAGAGTTAGCAAAGCTTGCATATTACAATGATATAGTG gtTGGTGCAGTTTGTTGTCGAGTAGATACTTCTGAAAATTCTAGGCGTTTGTATATTATGACATTAGGATGTCTCTATCCTTATAGAAGATTAGGAATAGGTACTGTAATGGTACAACATGTTTTAAATTATGTTTACAAAGATGGAAACTTTGATTCAATCTTTCT TCATGTTCAGATAAGTAATGAAGGGGCCATtgacttttataaaaaatttggtTTTGAAATAGTAGAAACAAAGGAACATTATTACAAACGAATAGAACCTGCCGATGCTCATGTATTACAAAAAACTTTACGTCCTAAAACAAATCAAACAAATAATCAACAAAGTAATCAATAA
- the LOC100646834 gene encoding probable N-acetyltransferase san isoform X2, with product MTRSKIELGDVTPHNIKQLKLLNQVVFPVSYNEKFYKDVLEAGELAKLAYYNDIVVGAVCCRVDTSENSRRLYIMTLGCLYPYRRLGIGTVMVQHVLNYVYKDGNFDSIFLHVQISNEGAIDFYKKFGFEIVETKEHYYKRIEPADAHVLQKTLRPKTNQTNNQQSNQ from the exons ATGACTAG aTCAAAAATAGAGTTAGGAGATGTAACACCACATAATATAAAACAGCTCAAACTCCTTAACCAAGTGGTGTTTCCAGTCTCatacaatgaaaaattttataaagatgTGTTAGAAGCAGGAGAGTTAGCAAAGCTTGCATATTACAATGATATAGTG gtTGGTGCAGTTTGTTGTCGAGTAGATACTTCTGAAAATTCTAGGCGTTTGTATATTATGACATTAGGATGTCTCTATCCTTATAGAAGATTAGGAATAGGTACTGTAATGGTACAACATGTTTTAAATTATGTTTACAAAGATGGAAACTTTGATTCAATCTTTCT TCATGTTCAGATAAGTAATGAAGGGGCCATtgacttttataaaaaatttggtTTTGAAATAGTAGAAACAAAGGAACATTATTACAAACGAATAGAACCTGCCGATGCTCATGTATTACAAAAAACTTTACGTCCTAAAACAAATCAAACAAATAATCAACAAAGTAATCAATAA
- the LOC100648025 gene encoding mitochondrial pyruvate carrier 2 translates to MPPPKKKSAYQRLMIRISCLLPAKLRPVFLHPAGPTTVFFWAPTFKWGLVLAGLGDMKRPPNTISLTQTASLMITGAIWSRYSLIITPKNYNLFSVNAFTCLTGMYNFIRALLYKIEQEKAEEKDLE, encoded by the exons ATGCCTCCACCGAAGAAGAAAAGTGCTTATCAACGGTTAATGATACGAATATCTTGCCTCCTTCCAGCAAAACTTCGTCCTGTTTTTTTACATCCTGCAG gaCCGACTACTGTATTCTTTTGGGCACCTACGTTTAAATGGGGTTTGGTGTTGGCAGGATTAGGTGACATGAAGCGACCTCCAAACACGATTTCTCTTACGCAAACTGCGAGTCTAATGATTACTGGTGCCATATGGTCCAG GTATTCATTGATCATCACACCAAAGAACTATAATTTATTCAGTGTAAACGCGTTTACGTGTTTAACGggaatgtataattttatacgagCTCTGCTGTACAAAATAGAACAAGAGAAGGCTGAGGAAAAGGATTTAGAATAG
- the LOC100646474 gene encoding hormone-sensitive lipase gives MTRQGTIQMSLDDDFDRPFEDVEPLQWGALRELCHANSEYFVSHQDENSIRIRAALMAILDHLVQLQPLYKEISRIAPMFDLDAETPGNGYRSFLVLVDKCIIHSRSVCHQIYCQKDSLFFRKSYYMREIEACSQLLASLCTCLGHLQTLYSWSEHLSDGKPSLFIGDSHNPHEILSKVDSINQYCFYGRCLGFQFYDNLKPILKTIMVCMATFSEAFYSNGTLLARCANSVKYMLDPEIRARRIVDVSQRADISFCQAFWFLNEADLTRRLPAITAPSLAINQIISIPPEELTLPTLSGSTVSIPIPNSHIGKKPIHVRLFSSKRRLGMVGSGGVGGELHGLSNELIIHCHGGGFVAQTSLSHETYLRSWAINLGIPILSIDYSLAPEAPFPRALEEVLYAYAWALNHASTLLGSTAQKILFAGDSAGANLNLGVTLKCLQLNIRKPDGIFMAYTPVLVDFVLSPSRLLCLTDPLLPMGFLLRCLKAYAADCFKSESESFAEVSESDLIALALSPNGDETNDAHKLASLPSDSTLNSVTLTEVDGTEHLQEEARSQEYVNKFFGLYRNCGTNASTHIGNGTISTENNISKNDKSWSFFGWSLSGRHKESRELDIENAKSSMEEFIFTVPRDPYLSPYLAADHLLAQLPPVKMLTLELDPCLDDSVMFARKLRSLGVLITLDILPGLPHGFLNLTPVSKEACEASDLCVKRLQELLTL, from the exons atgacTAGGCAGGGAACAATTCAGATGTCACTCGATGATGACTTTGACAGACCATTTGAAGATGTCGAGCCTTTACAATGGGGAGCATTACGGGAACTATGTCATGCTAATTCGGAATATTTTGTGTCGCATCAAGATGAGAACAGTATTAGAATTAGAGCTGCGCTTATGGCTATATTAGATCATTTGGTACAGTTACAACCATTATACAAAGAAATTAGTAGAATTGCACCAATGTTTGATCTTGATGCGGAAACACCTGGCAATGGATATAGAAGTTTTCTAGTGCTAGTAGACAAATGTATTATTCACTCTCGTTCTGTCTGTCATCAAATATATTGCCAGAAGGACTCTTTATTTTTTCGTAAAAGTTACTATATGAG agaAATTGAGGCTTGCTCACAGCTATTGGCATCTTTGTGCACTTGCTTAGGACATTTACAAACTCTTTATTCTTGGAGCGAACATTTAAGTGATGGAAAACCATCTCTCTTTATAGGAGATAGTCATAATCCACATGAAATTTTAAGTAAAGTAGATAGTATTAATCAGTATTGTTTTTATGGCAGATGTTTGGGATTCCAG TTTTATGACAACTTAAAGCCCATATTAAAAACTATAATGGTTTGTATGGCAACATTCAGCGAAGCTTTTTATTCTAATGGTACATTATTAGCAAGATGTGCTAATTCTGTCAAGTACATGTTAGATCCTGAAATAAGGGCACGTCGTATTGTTGATGTGTCTCAACGTGCTGATATCTCATTTTGTCAAGCTTTTTGGTTTCTCAATGAGGCTG ATCTTACACGTAGGTTGCCTGCTATAACAGCTCCTTCTTTGGcaataaatcaaataatttctatacCACCTGAAGAATTGACGCTTCCTACATTAAGTGGATCAACTGTCTCAATTCCAATACCAAACAGTCATATTGGAAAAAAGCCAATACATGTTAGGCTGTTTAGTTCTAAACGTCGTTTAGGAATG GTTGGTTCAGGTGGAGTAGGAGGAGAACTGCATGGACTGTCCaatgaattaataattcattgtcATGGTGGAGGTTTTGTAGCACAGACTTCGCTATCTCATGAAACATATCTACGTAGTTGGGCAATAAATCTCGGTATACCTATTTTAAGTATAGATTACAGTTTAGCACCTGAAGCTCCGTTCCCTCGGGCACTCGAGGAAGTGCTATATGCATATGCATGGGCATTAAATCATGCAAGTACATTGCTTGGGAGTACAGCTCAAAAAATACTTTTCGCTG gtGATTCTGCTGGGGCCAATCTAAATTTGGGAGTTACCTTAAAATGTTTACAGTTAAATATCAGAAAACCTGATGGAATATTTATGGCATACACACCAGTACTTGTTGACTTTGTGCTATCACCTTCACGATTACTTTGCCTTACAGACCCATTATTACCTATGGGATTTCTTCTACGTTGCTTAAAAGCATATGCAGCTGACTGTTTTAAGTCAGAATCAGAATCTTTTGCTGAAGTGAGTGAAAGCGATCTAATAGCGCTAGCTCTCAGTCCCAATGGAGATGAAACAAATGATGCACATAAGTTAGCATCCTTACCATCTGATTCTACTTTGAATTCTGTTACTTTAACAGAAGTTGACG GGACAGAACATCTACAGGAAGAAGCAAGATCTCAAgaatatgttaataaattttttggATTGTATCGAAATTGTGGTACAAATGCTTCAACACATattggaaatggtactattagcacagaaaacaatatttcaaagaatgatAAATCATGGTCTTTTTTTGGATGGTCTCTTAGTGGAAGACATAAAGAATCCAGAGAACTGGATATAGAAAATGCGAAAAGTAGTATGGAGGAATTTATATTTACAGTACCCAGAGACCCATATTTAAGTCCTTATCTCGCAGCAGACCATCTTTTAGCACAATTACCACCAGTTAAAATGCTG aCATTAGAGTTAGATCCATGCCTGGATGACTCTGTCATGTTCGCAAGAAAACTTCGATCGCTTGGTGTATTAATCACGCTTGACATATTGCCAGGTTTACCTCATGGGTTTCTTAACTTAACACCA GTTTCAAAAGAGGCATGTGAAGCGTCAGATTTATGTGTGAAAAGATTGCAAGAACTACTGACACTATAA